In one Magallana gigas chromosome 9, xbMagGiga1.1, whole genome shotgun sequence genomic region, the following are encoded:
- the LOC105335292 gene encoding putative inhibitor of apoptosis isoform X4 gives MRHVSYKRSMSIIVILNKFIFIENSYLEYIINGDISVQNDLYCCIVTMPPRPSIPSEEVQLNDTDTERTGPENTQAPVGSSNPILIGQLRMIQVVSASDSFEETSSSSDDSYSEDSEVTRGESRQQSSLQAEQTLSLIDAADEIANSSSNDPLQTGPSMQGSDVKSTWEISSTTNPFYESNERPEMENSQEITSSAPSYPMFESLFDRLRSFSNWPSHKTQTPHEMAYAGFFYKGYGDFTQCFFCGGVLKDWEAEDDPLNGQEHQEVNETSHKDTGDPTSAKAEEEKVVISPAVTSIKRMGYSEDKIEAAIKIIKSRLPRGKHKISAQEILEVIFELNESSASGTLRDTVSENFLYDTTISESVMENTTYYMHYPTPNEEGKIFSTNEPYIAAEASSSAHPTEETSQNDQIDTCTNASSSPSFDDMTSLKQMNTDLRNQTLCKICVEKTVSIAFLPCGHLVCCEDCATAMRKCPICRELVRSTVKTWAS, from the exons ATGAGGCACGTCTCTTACAAACGATCCATGTCAATTATTGTGATattaaacaaattcattttcatAGAAAATTCATACTTAGAATACATTATAAATGGCGATATTTCCGTTCAAAATGATCTCTATTGCTGTATTGTTACGATGCCGCCTCGCCCAAGTATTCCCTCCGAGGAGGTTCAGCTTAATGACACTGATACAGAACGCACAGGACCTGAAAATACTCAAGCACCAGTTGGCAGTAGCAACCCGATTTTAATTGGTCAATTACGGATGATACAAGTTGTAAG TGCATCGGATTCCTTTGAAGAAACAAGCAGCAGTTCAGATGATAGTTATTCCGAAGACAGTGAAGTGACAAGAGGTGAAAGTAGGCAG CAATCCAGTTTACAAGCAGAACAAACATTATCCTTGATTGACGCAGCAGATGAAATAGCCAACTCATCATCAAATGATCCACTTCAAACAGGTCCTAGTATGCAGGGCAGTGATGTAAAATCTACATGGGAAATTTCATCAACAACAAATCCTTTTTACGAAAGTAACGAACGACCAGAAATGGAAAATTCTCAGGAAATTACATCGAGTGCCCCATCATATCCTATGTTTGAATCTCTATTCGATCGATTGAGATCATTCTCAAACTGGCCCAGTCATAAGACTCAGACACCACACGAAATGGCATATGCAGGTTTCTTTTATAAGGGTTATGGAGATTTTACACAATGCTTCTTCTGTGGAGGAGTACTTAAAGATTGGGAGGCTGAGGACGATCCTTTG aaTGGTCAAGAACACCAGGAAGTAAATGAGACTTCACACAAAGATACAG GTGATCCGACATCAGCCAAGGCAGAGGAGGAGAAGGTGGTCATATCGCCAGCAGTAACTAGCATTAAACGGATGGGCTACAGCGAAGACAAAATCGAAGCAgcaatcaaaattatcaaaagcaGGCTACCAAGAG GAAAGCACAAAATCTCAGCCCAAGAAATTCTGGAGGTCATTTTCGAATTGAATGAATCCAGTGCATCTGGCACTCTTCGGGACACTGTCTCAGAAAATTTTTTGTATGATACCACCATATCAGAATCTGTGATGGAAAACACCACATATTATATGCACTATCCAACTCCAAACGAAGAGGGGAAAATCTTTTCTACAAACGAGCCTTACATAGCAGCAGAAGCTTCCAGTTCAG CACATCCAACAGAAGAGACATCGCAAAACGAtcaaatagatacatgtacaaatgcaTCGTCATCCCCGTCTTTTGACG ATATGACTTCACTGAAACAAATGAACACGGACCTGAGGAATCAGACTCTGTGTAAGATCTGTGTAGAGAAGACCGTATCAATTGCCTTCCTGCCCTGTGGACATTTAGTCTGTTGTGAGGACTGTGCTACCGCCATGAGGAAATGTCCGATCTGTAGGGAGTTAGTCAGGAGCACTGTCAAAACATGGGCATCCTGA
- the LOC105335292 gene encoding putative inhibitor of apoptosis isoform X2, with protein MRHVSYKRSMSIIVILNKFIFIENSYLEYIINGDISVQNDLYCCIVTMPPRPSIPSEEVQLNDTDTERTGPENTQAPVGSSNPILIGQLRMIQVVSASDSFEETSSSSDDSYSEDSEVTRGESRQQSSLQAEQTLSLIDAADEIANSSSNDPLQTGPSMQGSDVKSTWEISSTTNPFYESNERPEMENSQEITSSAPSYPMFESLFDRLRSFSNWPSHKTQTPHEMAYAGFFYKGYGDFTQCFFCGGVLKDWEAEDDPLIEHARHFHDCAFAQQIQKQGFINLAKKRTANLNGQEHQEVNETSHKDTGDPTSAKAEEEKVVISPAVTSIKRMGYSEDKIEAAIKIIKSRLPRGKHKISAQEILEVIFELNESSASGTLRDTVSENFLYDTTISESVMENTTYYMHYPTPNEEGKIFSTNEPYIAAEASSSEETSQNDQIDTCTNASSSPSFDDMTSLKQMNTDLRNQTLCKICVEKTVSIAFLPCGHLVCCEDCATAMRKCPICRELVRSTVKTWAS; from the exons ATGAGGCACGTCTCTTACAAACGATCCATGTCAATTATTGTGATattaaacaaattcattttcatAGAAAATTCATACTTAGAATACATTATAAATGGCGATATTTCCGTTCAAAATGATCTCTATTGCTGTATTGTTACGATGCCGCCTCGCCCAAGTATTCCCTCCGAGGAGGTTCAGCTTAATGACACTGATACAGAACGCACAGGACCTGAAAATACTCAAGCACCAGTTGGCAGTAGCAACCCGATTTTAATTGGTCAATTACGGATGATACAAGTTGTAAG TGCATCGGATTCCTTTGAAGAAACAAGCAGCAGTTCAGATGATAGTTATTCCGAAGACAGTGAAGTGACAAGAGGTGAAAGTAGGCAG CAATCCAGTTTACAAGCAGAACAAACATTATCCTTGATTGACGCAGCAGATGAAATAGCCAACTCATCATCAAATGATCCACTTCAAACAGGTCCTAGTATGCAGGGCAGTGATGTAAAATCTACATGGGAAATTTCATCAACAACAAATCCTTTTTACGAAAGTAACGAACGACCAGAAATGGAAAATTCTCAGGAAATTACATCGAGTGCCCCATCATATCCTATGTTTGAATCTCTATTCGATCGATTGAGATCATTCTCAAACTGGCCCAGTCATAAGACTCAGACACCACACGAAATGGCATATGCAGGTTTCTTTTATAAGGGTTATGGAGATTTTACACAATGCTTCTTCTGTGGAGGAGTACTTAAAGATTGGGAGGCTGAGGACGATCCTTTG aTTGAACATGCAAGACACTTTCATGACTGTGCATTTGCTCAACAAATTCAAAAACAAGGGTTCATTAATTTGGCAAAGAAACGAACAGCTAATTTG aaTGGTCAAGAACACCAGGAAGTAAATGAGACTTCACACAAAGATACAG GTGATCCGACATCAGCCAAGGCAGAGGAGGAGAAGGTGGTCATATCGCCAGCAGTAACTAGCATTAAACGGATGGGCTACAGCGAAGACAAAATCGAAGCAgcaatcaaaattatcaaaagcaGGCTACCAAGAG GAAAGCACAAAATCTCAGCCCAAGAAATTCTGGAGGTCATTTTCGAATTGAATGAATCCAGTGCATCTGGCACTCTTCGGGACACTGTCTCAGAAAATTTTTTGTATGATACCACCATATCAGAATCTGTGATGGAAAACACCACATATTATATGCACTATCCAACTCCAAACGAAGAGGGGAAAATCTTTTCTACAAACGAGCCTTACATAGCAGCAGAAGCTTCCAGTTCAG AAGAGACATCGCAAAACGAtcaaatagatacatgtacaaatgcaTCGTCATCCCCGTCTTTTGACG ATATGACTTCACTGAAACAAATGAACACGGACCTGAGGAATCAGACTCTGTGTAAGATCTGTGTAGAGAAGACCGTATCAATTGCCTTCCTGCCCTGTGGACATTTAGTCTGTTGTGAGGACTGTGCTACCGCCATGAGGAAATGTCCGATCTGTAGGGAGTTAGTCAGGAGCACTGTCAAAACATGGGCATCCTGA
- the LOC105335292 gene encoding putative inhibitor of apoptosis isoform X1, whose amino-acid sequence MRHVSYKRSMSIIVILNKFIFIENSYLEYIINGDISVQNDLYCCIVTMPPRPSIPSEEVQLNDTDTERTGPENTQAPVGSSNPILIGQLRMIQVVSASDSFEETSSSSDDSYSEDSEVTRGESRQQSSLQAEQTLSLIDAADEIANSSSNDPLQTGPSMQGSDVKSTWEISSTTNPFYESNERPEMENSQEITSSAPSYPMFESLFDRLRSFSNWPSHKTQTPHEMAYAGFFYKGYGDFTQCFFCGGVLKDWEAEDDPLIEHARHFHDCAFAQQIQKQGFINLAKKRTANLNGQEHQEVNETSHKDTGDPTSAKAEEEKVVISPAVTSIKRMGYSEDKIEAAIKIIKSRLPRGKHKISAQEILEVIFELNESSASGTLRDTVSENFLYDTTISESVMENTTYYMHYPTPNEEGKIFSTNEPYIAAEASSSAHPTEETSQNDQIDTCTNASSSPSFDDMTSLKQMNTDLRNQTLCKICVEKTVSIAFLPCGHLVCCEDCATAMRKCPICRELVRSTVKTWAS is encoded by the exons ATGAGGCACGTCTCTTACAAACGATCCATGTCAATTATTGTGATattaaacaaattcattttcatAGAAAATTCATACTTAGAATACATTATAAATGGCGATATTTCCGTTCAAAATGATCTCTATTGCTGTATTGTTACGATGCCGCCTCGCCCAAGTATTCCCTCCGAGGAGGTTCAGCTTAATGACACTGATACAGAACGCACAGGACCTGAAAATACTCAAGCACCAGTTGGCAGTAGCAACCCGATTTTAATTGGTCAATTACGGATGATACAAGTTGTAAG TGCATCGGATTCCTTTGAAGAAACAAGCAGCAGTTCAGATGATAGTTATTCCGAAGACAGTGAAGTGACAAGAGGTGAAAGTAGGCAG CAATCCAGTTTACAAGCAGAACAAACATTATCCTTGATTGACGCAGCAGATGAAATAGCCAACTCATCATCAAATGATCCACTTCAAACAGGTCCTAGTATGCAGGGCAGTGATGTAAAATCTACATGGGAAATTTCATCAACAACAAATCCTTTTTACGAAAGTAACGAACGACCAGAAATGGAAAATTCTCAGGAAATTACATCGAGTGCCCCATCATATCCTATGTTTGAATCTCTATTCGATCGATTGAGATCATTCTCAAACTGGCCCAGTCATAAGACTCAGACACCACACGAAATGGCATATGCAGGTTTCTTTTATAAGGGTTATGGAGATTTTACACAATGCTTCTTCTGTGGAGGAGTACTTAAAGATTGGGAGGCTGAGGACGATCCTTTG aTTGAACATGCAAGACACTTTCATGACTGTGCATTTGCTCAACAAATTCAAAAACAAGGGTTCATTAATTTGGCAAAGAAACGAACAGCTAATTTG aaTGGTCAAGAACACCAGGAAGTAAATGAGACTTCACACAAAGATACAG GTGATCCGACATCAGCCAAGGCAGAGGAGGAGAAGGTGGTCATATCGCCAGCAGTAACTAGCATTAAACGGATGGGCTACAGCGAAGACAAAATCGAAGCAgcaatcaaaattatcaaaagcaGGCTACCAAGAG GAAAGCACAAAATCTCAGCCCAAGAAATTCTGGAGGTCATTTTCGAATTGAATGAATCCAGTGCATCTGGCACTCTTCGGGACACTGTCTCAGAAAATTTTTTGTATGATACCACCATATCAGAATCTGTGATGGAAAACACCACATATTATATGCACTATCCAACTCCAAACGAAGAGGGGAAAATCTTTTCTACAAACGAGCCTTACATAGCAGCAGAAGCTTCCAGTTCAG CACATCCAACAGAAGAGACATCGCAAAACGAtcaaatagatacatgtacaaatgcaTCGTCATCCCCGTCTTTTGACG ATATGACTTCACTGAAACAAATGAACACGGACCTGAGGAATCAGACTCTGTGTAAGATCTGTGTAGAGAAGACCGTATCAATTGCCTTCCTGCCCTGTGGACATTTAGTCTGTTGTGAGGACTGTGCTACCGCCATGAGGAAATGTCCGATCTGTAGGGAGTTAGTCAGGAGCACTGTCAAAACATGGGCATCCTGA
- the LOC105335292 gene encoding putative inhibitor of apoptosis isoform X3, protein MRHVSYKRSMSIIVILNKFIFIENSYLEYIINGDISVQNDLYCCIVTMPPRPSIPSEEVQLNDTDTERTGPENTQAPVGSSNPILIGQLRMIQVVSASDSFEETSSSSDDSYSEDSEVTRGESRQQSSLQAEQTLSLIDAADEIANSSSNDPLQTGPSMQGSDVKSTWEISSTTNPFYESNERPEMENSQEITSSAPSYPMFESLFDRLRSFSNWPSHKTQTPHEMAYAGFFYKGYGDFTQCFFCGGVLKDWEAEDDPLIEHARHFHDCAFAQQIQKQGFINLAKKRTANLNGQEHQEVNETSHKDTGDPTSAKAEEEKVVISPAVTSIKRMGYSEDKIEAAIKIIKSRLPRGKHKISAQEILEVIFELNESSASGTLRDTVSENFLYDTTISESVMENTTYYMHYPTPNEEGKIFSTNEPYIAAEASSSDMTSLKQMNTDLRNQTLCKICVEKTVSIAFLPCGHLVCCEDCATAMRKCPICRELVRSTVKTWAS, encoded by the exons ATGAGGCACGTCTCTTACAAACGATCCATGTCAATTATTGTGATattaaacaaattcattttcatAGAAAATTCATACTTAGAATACATTATAAATGGCGATATTTCCGTTCAAAATGATCTCTATTGCTGTATTGTTACGATGCCGCCTCGCCCAAGTATTCCCTCCGAGGAGGTTCAGCTTAATGACACTGATACAGAACGCACAGGACCTGAAAATACTCAAGCACCAGTTGGCAGTAGCAACCCGATTTTAATTGGTCAATTACGGATGATACAAGTTGTAAG TGCATCGGATTCCTTTGAAGAAACAAGCAGCAGTTCAGATGATAGTTATTCCGAAGACAGTGAAGTGACAAGAGGTGAAAGTAGGCAG CAATCCAGTTTACAAGCAGAACAAACATTATCCTTGATTGACGCAGCAGATGAAATAGCCAACTCATCATCAAATGATCCACTTCAAACAGGTCCTAGTATGCAGGGCAGTGATGTAAAATCTACATGGGAAATTTCATCAACAACAAATCCTTTTTACGAAAGTAACGAACGACCAGAAATGGAAAATTCTCAGGAAATTACATCGAGTGCCCCATCATATCCTATGTTTGAATCTCTATTCGATCGATTGAGATCATTCTCAAACTGGCCCAGTCATAAGACTCAGACACCACACGAAATGGCATATGCAGGTTTCTTTTATAAGGGTTATGGAGATTTTACACAATGCTTCTTCTGTGGAGGAGTACTTAAAGATTGGGAGGCTGAGGACGATCCTTTG aTTGAACATGCAAGACACTTTCATGACTGTGCATTTGCTCAACAAATTCAAAAACAAGGGTTCATTAATTTGGCAAAGAAACGAACAGCTAATTTG aaTGGTCAAGAACACCAGGAAGTAAATGAGACTTCACACAAAGATACAG GTGATCCGACATCAGCCAAGGCAGAGGAGGAGAAGGTGGTCATATCGCCAGCAGTAACTAGCATTAAACGGATGGGCTACAGCGAAGACAAAATCGAAGCAgcaatcaaaattatcaaaagcaGGCTACCAAGAG GAAAGCACAAAATCTCAGCCCAAGAAATTCTGGAGGTCATTTTCGAATTGAATGAATCCAGTGCATCTGGCACTCTTCGGGACACTGTCTCAGAAAATTTTTTGTATGATACCACCATATCAGAATCTGTGATGGAAAACACCACATATTATATGCACTATCCAACTCCAAACGAAGAGGGGAAAATCTTTTCTACAAACGAGCCTTACATAGCAGCAGAAGCTTCCAGTTCAG ATATGACTTCACTGAAACAAATGAACACGGACCTGAGGAATCAGACTCTGTGTAAGATCTGTGTAGAGAAGACCGTATCAATTGCCTTCCTGCCCTGTGGACATTTAGTCTGTTGTGAGGACTGTGCTACCGCCATGAGGAAATGTCCGATCTGTAGGGAGTTAGTCAGGAGCACTGTCAAAACATGGGCATCCTGA